Part of the Halogeometricum sp. S3BR5-2 genome, GGTAGACCACGGGGTTCTCCAGGACGCCGACCATCAGTCCGGTGAAGGGCGCTTCCACCGTCACGTTGTCGTCCTTGAACGGGTTGGTGATGGTGCAGATGCGGTCGCCCTCGTGGACCAACGCGCCGCGGTCGTAGTGCATGTCGACGATGCCGCCCGCGTCGGCGCGAATCCACGTCTTCTCGTTCTCGTCGTCGATGACCGTCCGCCACCCGGGCCAGCGGACGGCGGTGTCGTCGTACAGGCCGTACTCCGCGAACACGCTCTCGACGCCGGCCAAGGCCTCGTCGATTAGTTCGCGCTGGAAACGGTGGGCCTCGCCCATCTCGACGGTGATGGCGGGGACGCCCGCCGCCGTCGCCTCCGTGCGGAGCATCCCGTCCCCGCCCCCGCTGGCGATGATGACGTGCGAGCCGAACGCGTTGGCGAGGCGGGCGGTGCCCGCGTGTTCCATGTCGGCGCGGACGTGGAGCATGTTCGTCCGCCCGCGCGTGGACGTGTGGAAGTCGATGCCGAAGTCGCAGGGTAGGATGAAGTTGTCGAAGATGCGGGCGGCCATCCGCTTGGCGCTGGTCGAATCCTCCCGCCCGGGGAACGAGCGGTTCAGGTCGCGGTCGTAGATGGGGAGGTACCGCTGCTGGGCGAGGAAGCCGGGGACGTTCAGCACGGGCATGCAGACGAGCGTCCCCGCGAGGTCCGAGAGGTCCCACTCGTGGGCCACCTCGCGGACCACCTCGATGCCGTTGAGTTCGTCCCCGTGGGCCGCGGCGGTCAGAAACGCCGTCGGTCCGTCGCGCTCCCCGTTGATGATGGTGACGGGGATGCGCACCGGGTCGCCGAGATACGTCTCGCTGATACCGTACCGAACGTTCTGCGTCTCACCGCGTGCGACCTTCCCGCCGTTGTACGTGAAGGCCCCGTCGTCGCGCATACCCGGGTCTGGGTGAGGGACGTATATAAACACCCCATACCGCGCTTCCGACACGCGAACGTCCCTCACGGCGACGAGACACCGGCATATCTTTGAAACCCGCCTCTGTTAGGTTGCTGTATGTCTGACGACGGTGATTCGGTTCGCGTCGGGGTGTTGTCACTACACAACAGCAAGGAGACGAAGGCCATTTTGAACGCGGTCGACGACCTCGGCCACGAGGGCATCTGGCTCCGCCGGGAGAACACGGCGATCAGCGTCGAGGACGGCGACGTGTCGGTCGAACCCGAAGTCGACATCATCGCCAACCGCCTGCTGCTGTCGAACACCGAAGAGCCCGCCGAACTGCTCGGCCTCGCCACCACCTTCGAGCGCATCCGGCCGATGCTGAACGAACCGGCGTCGGTGCTCACCGCCGTCCACAAGTTCGCCACCGCCGCGACGCTCGCCAACTGGAACATCCAGGTGCCGGACGCGCTGCTGGCGCTCTCGAACGAGCGGCTGAATCAGGGGCGCGACCGGTTCGGCGACGTCGGCGTCTACAAATCCGCCATCGGAACGCACGGCGGCGGGACGTGGAAGGTCGACCTCACGACCCCCGTCAACCCGAAAGTCGGTAACCGGCAGGCGTTCCTACAGGACCTCATCGAACGAGACGAGAACGAGCACCGCGACCTGCGCGTCTACATCGTCGACGGCGAGGTCATCGGCGCGATGTACCGCTACGCCCCGGAGGGCGACTGGCGGACGAACGTCGCCCTCGGCGGCGACGTGGCCGACGCGACGGGCGAGATGCCGAAAGAGGCCAAGGAGACGGCGCTGTACGCCGCCGAGGTCATGGGTCTCGACTACGTCGGCGTCGACCTCATCGAGGGCGACGACGGCTGGTTCGTCCTCGAAGTCAACCCGACGGCCGGCTTCAAGGGGCTGTACAAGGCGACGAACCGCTCGCCCGCCCCGTACATCGCCAAACTCGCCATCGAACAGGCCGGCGGACGCGTCGAGGAGGACCGCGTGGCCGAACTGGCGGCGACGCTGGACGACTCCGAACCGGCGAGCATGCCGCGCGTCGACCCCGGACCCGAGGGCGAGTTGCCGCTCATCGGTTACATCGAGGAAGTCGTCGTTTCGGGCACCAGCGGGTCGACGCAGGCGCTGGCGAAGTCGGACACGGGCGCGACCCGGACGAGCATCGACACCTCGCTCGCGGCGAAAATCGGCGCCGGCCCCATCAAGAGTATGACGCGCGTGAAGTCGGGGTCGGTGAAGTCCGGGAAGGCCCGCCCCGTCGTCGACCTCGTCATCGGCATCGGCGGCACCCAGCACACCGTCACCGCCAGCGTCGAGGACCGCTCGCACATGGACTACCCGCTCCTCCTCGGCCGCGACATCCTCCAGCACTACCGCGTCGACGTGCGCCGCCGCGTCGACGAGGGCGGCAAGGACGGCGACGAAGAGGAGATGCTCGAAGAGTAGAGCGGTCTCCTCCGCCGGGAGCGACGCCCCTATGCCTCCGGGCGACGCACCCGACGGACATGGACCCGATACGGAACGACGACCGACTCGCCGAACTCGTCGCGGAGCACGGCGAACTCGCCGTCGAACCCGCCGAGGACGAGTTCGAGCGGTTCGTCGTCTCCATCGTCAACCAGCAGTTGTCGACGCAGTCGGCGGCCGCCATCCGGGACCGCCTGTTCGAGCGCTTCGAGGTGACCCCCGAGGCGATGCTGGCCGCCGAGGAGGACGCCCTCCGCGACGTCGGACTCTCCTCGCAGAAGATATCGTACGTGCGGAGCGTGGCGACGGCGTTTCAGGAGGACGACCTCACCCGCGAGGGTCTCGCGCACCTGAGCGACGAGGAGGCGCTCGCGCGCCTCACGGAGATTCGCGGCGTCGGGGACTGGACGGCGAAGATGTACCTGATGTTCGTCCTCGCGCGGGAGGACGTCTTCCCCGTCGAGGACCTCGGGATTCGAAAGGCGATGGCGAAGCTGTACGGCATCGACGAGGACGACCGGACGGCGATGGTCGACCGGGCGGAGGCGTGGCGACCCCACCGGACGCTCGCCTCGCGGTATCTCTGGCGGTCGGTGGACTGACCCCGGCTTCCACTCCGCTATCCGTCGTCGGCCATGTACTCGGCCCAGATGTACCGCGTCGCCAGCGACCGGTACGGCCGCCACCGCTCGGCGATATTCCGCATCTCCGCCCGCGTCAGGTCGCCGTCCTCCCCGTCTCCCTCCCCCTCCCCGTACAGGTCCTCGATGCCGCGCCGAACCGCGAGGTCGCCGAGGGGGAGCACGTCGTCTCGTTCCAGGACGAACAGGAGGAACATCTCGGCGGTCCACTCGCCGACGCCGGATATCTCGGTGAGCGTCTCGACCACCTCCTCGTCCGAGCGGTCGGCCAACGCCTCCCGCGAGAAGTCCGACTCCCGGAAGGCCCGCGCCGCGTTCCGGACGTACTCCACCTTTCGCGCGGAGAGTCCCGCCTCCCGGAGCGCCGACTCGTCGGCTTCGAGTGCGCGTCCGGGCGTCACCTCCCCGCCGAGCGCCTCGAACACGCGCTCCGTGACCGCCGCGGCGCTGGCCGTCGAGACGCTCTGGTAGGCGACGGCGACGACGATGCGCTCGAAGGGCGCCCATTCGCGTTCGGTGTAGGGGTCGTGTTCCTCGACCAGTCGCCTCATCACCGGGTCTCGACGGAGAACCACCAGGCTGTTGTCAGTCATCGTCCACTGGTCTGAATACGCGACGCTCTCGGGTATGACCTCTGGTCGAATCGCCCGGGAGGAGGGGTCACCCGTCGGTCACTTTGGCGACACATAGATCCTCGTCAGATACTACATAGTATTTATATTACCAGTATCGAAACAGAAGACTAGTGGCAGAAACTTTTTATTTAATGTTCCGCTCCTGATGTGATCCTATATCTCCGATTCAGACGATAAAATCCAATTCTATGGATAGTACTGATGGATGGACTGGTGTTCAATACTCAAGTACACTACGTGATTATATTATCCGTTCTAGGTAGTTCTGTCAGCTTTGAGAAAATATTATTTATCTGACAATCTTCGTCCCAGCCGGCGGTAGGAGAGAAAAATGGTAACGAAACTTCGCAAATCCATTCCACGAGAGATAGAGGACGAACTGCTCGGACGGGCGAACGTCGTCGGCGTCGGTCGCGGCCCGAAGCGGATCGACGGAAAGTCGCAGGGTGAGGAGACGATCGTCGTCTTCGTCTCGCAGAAGCTTCACAAGGAGGACCTGGACGAGGACGATATCGTCCCCGAGACGGTCTCGATCCAGGAGCAAGAGATCGAAACCGACGTCCAGGAGTCGCCGGGTGGGTTCTTCGCCCAGCACCGACAGCGACAGATGCAGACGTCCGCGGCCGGACAGTCCGCGCAATCGACGCGCTCGCCGCGTGCCGAAGCGGGACTCTCGAAACAGATGATGCGGGCGCAGGACGCCGCCATCCAGTTCGGCGAAACCCGAAAGGACCGCTGGCGGCCGTCGGTTCCCGCCGGTGTCTCGATCGGGAACGAGAACAGCAACTCCGCCGGAACGAACGGGACGCCGCCCCTCCGAACCGAGAACGGTGACGTCGTATTCCTGACGAACGCACACGTGGCCGCTCCGTTCGGGAACTCCGCTCCGGACGACGCGATACTCCAACCGGGCGTGTTCGACGGCGGGGTCGCCCCGGACGATACCATCGGCAGACTGTTGGAGGCGGTCGAACTGTCCGAAGAGGAGGATAACACCACCGACAGCGCGCTGGTCGAGATAACCGGCAACGTGGAGAACGACATCCTCGGCGTCGGGAAGCTACAGGGGTGGAAGACGGCCACGTACGACGTCGACCACTACAAGAGCGGGCGGACGACGGCGACGACGAGTTCGCGACTCGTCGCGCGCGACGTCACCGCACGCGTCAACTACGGGGCGGAGTTCTCCGAGCCGCTCACGTTCGTCGGGTTGGACGTGTTCGAGGCGTTCAGCGCGGCCGGCGACAGCGGGAGCCTCATCGGCGTCGAGGAGAGCGACGGGTTCCACGGTACGGATCTCCTCTTCGCCGGCAGCACCGCGTACACGCTCGGTATCCCGATGGACGCCGTCCAGGACGAACACGGCATCCTCGAACCCATCGAGGCGGAAGACGACGAAAACGGCGTCGGCAGCGCCGGTGAGGAGCAGGGTCAGCCGCAACTTCCCGGAGCCAACCCCGAGGGACCGCCGGAACTCGAACAGTCCGCCTCCTCGTCGGTCAGCGCCGAGTTAGAGGCGGAGGCACAGGCGACGTACACGGCGCTGACCGGATACGTCGCCGGGAACAGTACCGTGTATCGCTGGCACGGCGCGTGGAACCCCGGTTACACCGTTCACTACTCGGTTCGCCCGACGACGAACGGCCAGTTCATCCGCGGTTCGGTCTACTACACGTACAAAGACGGGGATGGGAACCTCTGGTACCTCGTTCAGATACAGAACCTCACCAGTTCGGCCAGCTACTACGACGTCCGCGCGTCGTACGAGTACAGCTAACGACAGCCATGGACGTACCACCGACCAATCCGAACGCGTTCGGCACGGTTCTGCCGGACGCGCAGTCGATAGCCCGAGAGCAGCCACAGCAGTCCGCCGAACAGCACGAAATCGAACGGATGCAACCCCAACAGATCCCACAGATGCAGCAACCCCAGGAACTCTCACAGCCGCAGATACAGTCCCACGAACAGCAGACGCAACCGCAGCAGCCCCAGCAGCAGATGCAACCGCAGCAACAGCCCCAACAGCAGATACAACCGCAGCAACAGCCCCAACAGCAGATGCAACCGCAGCAACAGCCCCAGCAGCAGCAACCGTCCCAGCAGCAACCGCAGATGCAGTCGCAGCAACAATCCCCGCAGCAGCAACAGCAGTTCCCGCAGGCGCAATCACAACAGCAGTCCGGACAGCAGACCGCTCCGCCGGACCCGATGCAGTTCGAGCAGTCCGGACAGCAACTCTCTCAGGGGCTGAACATCGAAGGCGTCTCGCCGCCCGGGTTCGACGCCGCTTCCATGGGGACGCAGTCGTCCGCCATCGAAGCCGGTGCCGAGTTAGAGGCGGAAGCGCAGGCGACGTACACGGCGCTGACCGGATACGTCGCCGGGAACGACACCGTGTATCGCTGGCACGGCGCGTGGCACCCCGGTTATACCGTCCACTACTCGGCTCGCCCGACGACGAACGGTCGATACATCCGCGGCTCCGTCTACTACACGTACAAGGACGGTGACGGGAACCTCTGGTATCTCGTCCAGATACAGAACCTCTCCAGTTCGGCCAGCTACTACGACGTCCGCGCGTCGTACGAGTACAGCTAACGCGAGTCGGTAGAGCGCGTCCGCTCCGGATGCCGAGGACGTGCGTCTCGGTTTCGGAGGACGGCTCGCCACCGGTCCGTCGGTGGAACGCACTACTCGCGTAAGGCGACAGCGACTGCCCGGCGTGCGACTGCGAGGCCCCCGCGCAGTGAGGGCGCTCGTAGCGTTGGTCGGAAACGGTCGCGGTCAGGCCGTGTCGTTCCCGACCGCACAGAGGCGGCGACGAATCGCCGCTTTCGCCGTCTCGCGGTTCTTTCCGTCTCGCTCGCGGGACAGTAACCGTTCGAGTTCCTCCGTCGTCGTCACGTCCGGGAGTCGGTCCCGGAGTTCGTGGACCGTGTACTGTTCGGGGTCGAACGTCGTCTCCGTCGGCTTCTCCTCTGCGACAGTCTCCGTCGATTCTGGAGGCGCTTCGTCGCCCGAGGCAGTGGGCGGTAGTGTCTGCGTGTCGGCGGCCGGTGGCGTGGGCTGCTCGGTCGAGAGCGCCGTCGCCAACTCGTCGGACGGGGGCAGCGACGGCCGGGCGGGCGGTGTCGACGGTCGATCCGACGGCGGTTCCGCGGAGGCGGGAGCTGCCGGTTCGGGAGACGGTGGTTCGGCGTCGTTCGGTGTTGCGGAGGTGGTGGCGTCGACACGGCCACCCGCCTCGATTTCCGTCCCGTCAGTCGGGACTCCGCGCCCGTCGTCGACGTCTCGCAGTGCCACCAGAACCTCCGGCGGCGGGACTAATCCGTCGACGCCGTGCACGCGCGGATATCGAGTGTCGAGAGCGGCGTTCTTCGCGGCTCCGTGCGGCGGGGCCGGTGGCGGGTTCGTTTCGAGAGCGACGGGGTTCGGGTTCATGATCGGGGGATGTCCGCCCCGTTCTCGGGCGGACGTCCGTAAAATCCGAACGACGGATCGGACCTGCGGTCGCCTAATCGGCGACGCACACGTCCGATTTCACGTGAACCTCGACGATGGGCGCGGCGACGCTCGTGAACACCAGCCATCGCTCGTCCCCGTCCTCGTAGGTTCCGGTCTGTACCAGTTCGTCGCGCTGTGCTCGCGTGTCGGTCCGCGGGAGATCCTCAGTCACGGTGCTCCTCCGTCAAAAGCCGGTCGTGTCGACCGTTAACCGAGTCAACCGAGTGTTCATCGTGCGAACCGATGACGTTAGTCATCACCCCTCATATCAGATAACGGGATATAGCTCTTTTTGTAAAATTTCCGTCTAGTTACTACTGTCCGAACTCCGACAGAACGGTCCAGTCGTTCGCAGAGTTCTCCTTCGACGCCCGGACGTCTTCGATTCTCTCGTCGTCGCCGCCAGCACGCGTTCGAACGTCGACTAGCGGCCATACCTCGCTGTCGGGCCGTGCGAACGGCGAGCGGCGGCCCGTCTGAACAACTACGAATAAACGCATTAAGAGTTTCAAGAGTACGCTAGGGAAACGTTGAAACGCCTCGCAACCGAGATTCCGGGTATGGAATTAGACGATATCAACACTATCACGGTTCTCGGTGCCGGTAACATGGGTCACGGCATCGCCGAGGTGGCGGCGCTGGCGGGCTACGAGGTGCACCTGCGCGACATCAACGAGGAGTTCGTGGAGAACGGCTACGACCAGATCGAGTGGTCGCTCGGGAAACTCGCCGAGAACGAGCAGATATCGGACTCCGACGCCGACGCGGCCCTCGAACGGGTGAGCACGTACGTCGACCTCGCGGAGTCCGTCTCGGAGGCCGACGTGGTGATAGAGGCCGTCCCCGAGCGGATGGACATCAAGAAGGACGTCTACACCGAGTTGGAGGCGGCCGCCCCCGAGGAGACGGTGTTCGCCACGAACACCTCCAGCCTCTCGGTCACCGAACTCGCCGAGGTGACCGAACGCCCCGAGCGGTTCTGCGGGATGCACTTCTTCAACCCGCCCGTCCGGATGCAACTCGTCGAGGTCATCTCCGGGGCGGAGACTTCTGAAGAAACGATGGACCTGATAACCGACCTCGCCGAGGCGATGGGGAAGACGCCCGTGCGCGTGATGAAGGACAGCCCCGGGTTCGTCGCCAACCGCATTCTGGTGCCCCTGATGAACGAGGCGGCCTGGATCGTCGAATCCGGCGACGCCACCGTCTCGGAGGTCGACTCCACGACGAAGTACGAGATGGGCCTCCCGATGGGGAGCTTCGAACTCGCCGACCAGGTCGGTATCGACGTGGGCTATCACGTCCTCGAGTACATGCACGAGGTGCTGGGCGACGCCTACGAACCCTGCCCGCTCCTCGAAGAGAAAGTCGAGGCGGAGAACCTCGGGAAGAAGACCGGGAAGGGCTTCTACGACTACGAGGACGGCGAGGGCGCGCAGGTGCCCACCGACGAGGTCCGCGAGGACGTCGCCCGCCGTCTGACGGCCGTGATGGCGAACGAGGTGGCCGGACTCCTCGGAAACGAGGTGGCGACCGTCGACGACGTCGACCGCGCGCTGAAACTCGGGGGCGGGTTCCCCGACGGCCCGGCGAAGATGGCCGACGACGCGGGTCTGGAGACGCTGGTCGAGACGCTCGACGACCTGCACGAGGAGACGGGCGCGGAGCGCTACGAGGCGGTCGACTACCTGCGCGAACTGGCCGAATCGGGCGATAACTTCCACGGGAGCGCCGACGAGGGCGACGGCGCCGACCCCTACGACTTCGAGAACGTCTCCGTCGAGGTGCGAGACGGGGTGGGACATCTCGAACTCGACCGTCCGCACCGGCTGAACACCATCAGCGACGACCTCATCGCGGACTTCTCCGACGCCGTCGACGCTCTCGCCGCGGACGACGGCGTGCGCGCCATCCTTCTCACGGGGGCGGGCGACCGCGCGTTCTCCGCGGGCGCCGACATCCAGAGCGCCGCCGGAAGCGCCGGCGACCCCAACCTCGGCGCGGAACTCTCGCGGCAGGGTCAGCACACGTTCGGCAAGCTCGAAGACTGCGACAAACCCGTCGTCGCCGCCATCGACGGCTACTGTCTCGGCGGCGGGATGGAGTTGAGCATGTGTGCGGACCTGCGCGTCGCCTCGAAGCGTTCGGAGTTCGGTCAGCCCGAACACGACCTCGGTCTCCTGCCGGGGTGGGGCGGCAGCGTCCGCCTCCAGCGCATCGTCGGCACCGGCCGCGCGAAGGAGATCATCTTCACCGCCGACCGCTACGACGCGGAGACGATGGCCGACTACGGCTTCGTCAACGAGGTGTACGACAACGACGAGTTCGACGAGGAGGCGTTCGAATACGCGAAGCGGTTCGCCGGGGGACCGCCCATCGCGCAGAAGTACACCAAGCGCGCGATGCACAGCGGATGGGACGACACGGACGCCGGCCTCGAAGTCGAATCGCAGGCGTTCGGCCTCCTCTTCGCCACCGACGACCTGATGGAGGGGATGACGGCGTTCATGGGTGACCGCGAC contains:
- a CDS encoding RimK/LysX family protein, with translation MSDDGDSVRVGVLSLHNSKETKAILNAVDDLGHEGIWLRRENTAISVEDGDVSVEPEVDIIANRLLLSNTEEPAELLGLATTFERIRPMLNEPASVLTAVHKFATAATLANWNIQVPDALLALSNERLNQGRDRFGDVGVYKSAIGTHGGGTWKVDLTTPVNPKVGNRQAFLQDLIERDENEHRDLRVYIVDGEVIGAMYRYAPEGDWRTNVALGGDVADATGEMPKEAKETALYAAEVMGLDYVGVDLIEGDDGWFVLEVNPTAGFKGLYKATNRSPAPYIAKLAIEQAGGRVEEDRVAELAATLDDSEPASMPRVDPGPEGELPLIGYIEEVVVSGTSGSTQALAKSDTGATRTSIDTSLAAKIGAGPIKSMTRVKSGSVKSGKARPVVDLVIGIGGTQHTVTASVEDRSHMDYPLLLGRDILQHYRVDVRRRVDEGGKDGDEEEMLEE
- a CDS encoding DNA-3-methyladenine glycosylase family protein produces the protein MTDNSLVVLRRDPVMRRLVEEHDPYTEREWAPFERIVVAVAYQSVSTASAAAVTERVFEALGGEVTPGRALEADESALREAGLSARKVEYVRNAARAFRESDFSREALADRSDEEVVETLTEISGVGEWTAEMFLLFVLERDDVLPLGDLAVRRGIEDLYGEGEGDGEDGDLTRAEMRNIAERWRPYRSLATRYIWAEYMADDG
- a CDS encoding succinylglutamate desuccinylase/aspartoacylase family protein is translated as MRDDGAFTYNGGKVARGETQNVRYGISETYLGDPVRIPVTIINGERDGPTAFLTAAAHGDELNGIEVVREVAHEWDLSDLAGTLVCMPVLNVPGFLAQQRYLPIYDRDLNRSFPGREDSTSAKRMAARIFDNFILPCDFGIDFHTSTRGRTNMLHVRADMEHAGTARLANAFGSHVIIASGGGDGMLRTEATAAGVPAITVEMGEAHRFQRELIDEALAGVESVFAEYGLYDDTAVRWPGWRTVIDDENEKTWIRADAGGIVDMHYDRGALVHEGDRICTITNPFKDDNVTVEAPFTGLMVGVLENPVVYPGNPLCHLVELEERVRRVVEREQSPDGDTVRA
- a CDS encoding DNA-3-methyladenine glycosylase family protein encodes the protein MDPIRNDDRLAELVAEHGELAVEPAEDEFERFVVSIVNQQLSTQSAAAIRDRLFERFEVTPEAMLAAEEDALRDVGLSSQKISYVRSVATAFQEDDLTREGLAHLSDEEALARLTEIRGVGDWTAKMYLMFVLAREDVFPVEDLGIRKAMAKLYGIDEDDRTAMVDRAEAWRPHRTLASRYLWRSVD
- a CDS encoding 3-hydroxyacyl-CoA dehydrogenase/enoyl-CoA hydratase family protein yields the protein MELDDINTITVLGAGNMGHGIAEVAALAGYEVHLRDINEEFVENGYDQIEWSLGKLAENEQISDSDADAALERVSTYVDLAESVSEADVVIEAVPERMDIKKDVYTELEAAAPEETVFATNTSSLSVTELAEVTERPERFCGMHFFNPPVRMQLVEVISGAETSEETMDLITDLAEAMGKTPVRVMKDSPGFVANRILVPLMNEAAWIVESGDATVSEVDSTTKYEMGLPMGSFELADQVGIDVGYHVLEYMHEVLGDAYEPCPLLEEKVEAENLGKKTGKGFYDYEDGEGAQVPTDEVREDVARRLTAVMANEVAGLLGNEVATVDDVDRALKLGGGFPDGPAKMADDAGLETLVETLDDLHEETGAERYEAVDYLRELAESGDNFHGSADEGDGADPYDFENVSVEVRDGVGHLELDRPHRLNTISDDLIADFSDAVDALAADDGVRAILLTGAGDRAFSAGADIQSAAGSAGDPNLGAELSRQGQHTFGKLEDCDKPVVAAIDGYCLGGGMELSMCADLRVASKRSEFGQPEHDLGLLPGWGGSVRLQRIVGTGRAKEIIFTADRYDAETMADYGFVNEVYDNDEFDEEAFEYAKRFAGGPPIAQKYTKRAMHSGWDDTDAGLEVESQAFGLLFATDDLMEGMTAFMGDRDPEFEGK